A region of the Planctomycetia bacterium genome:
AACGAAGTAAAGCCTACGCCCACGTCGCGGCCCGGGGCCTCGGGCACGAACACGGAGTGGAAGGCCGCGTCGCCTCCGGGACGATTCGCTTAGGGGTCGCTCAACAGGCCGGCGAATTCACGTTCGATATGAAATCGTTCGTGTGCGATACCGCAGAGTCGCGGCAGTATGTCGGCATCAAAGGTACGACCGACGACTCGACGCAACAACAAACCACGGCAAATATGATCAGCGCGGCGGTCCTCGACGTCGGGAAGTTTCCGACGGCGCAATACGTGATTCGTTCCTCGCTACTTTTGGCAAAGCAACAGGCTGCCGATCCCGATTGGTACGAACTCGCGG
Encoded here:
- a CDS encoding YceI family protein; translated protein: MNRYFLLVARQSFAFSGMFLWATSCIAQQPALQPGQVDPQRSKAYAHVAARGLGHEHGVEGRVASGTIRLGVAQQAGEFTFDMKSFVCDTAESRQYVGIKGTTDDSTQQQTTANMISAAVLDVGKFPTAQYVIRSSLLLAKQQAADPDWYELAGDFTLHGVTRPLTIRVVAEPAPGGTRLRGQFSVKQKDFGMTPFSKAFGAIGVADEVKVWGDLTIAAQ